One genomic window of Cellulophaga sp. Hel_I_12 includes the following:
- a CDS encoding MauE/DoxX family redox-associated membrane protein, with product MMYPYDLYFMAALYIFAGIMHFIKPKVYLRIMPKYLPNHKSLVALSGLAEIALGIGLCFPATKNIAIYGIIAMLAVFLLVHFYMLSGEKAAAGIPKWILLLRIPLQFGLMYWAYRYLIY from the coding sequence ATGATGTATCCTTACGATTTATACTTTATGGCGGCCCTATATATTTTTGCTGGCATCATGCATTTTATCAAGCCAAAAGTATATTTGCGCATCATGCCTAAATATTTACCCAATCATAAATCGCTAGTAGCCTTGAGTGGTTTGGCAGAAATTGCTTTGGGTATCGGTCTATGTTTTCCTGCTACTAAAAACATAGCCATCTATGGCATTATCGCCATGTTAGCGGTATTTCTATTGGTTCATTTTTATATGCTTTCAGGCGAAAAAGCGGCTGCAGGTATTCCAAAATGGATATTACTGCTGCGCATACCCCTACAGTTTGGATTGATGTATTGGGCGTATAGGTATTTAATCTACTAA